In the genome of Neoarius graeffei isolate fNeoGra1 chromosome 27, fNeoGra1.pri, whole genome shotgun sequence, one region contains:
- the prc1b gene encoding protein regulator of cytokinesis 1b isoform X2, whose amino-acid sequence MRKSEVLAAEAVSCLNKALCHLKDIWEEIGIPEEQRLERTNVVKTHIRSLLDMMIAEEESLRKRLMTSIETCRKELNKLCTELQLPPYQEEKVNTMLQQEKDIRTCLEVMLKQKGQRMQTLKTLIEQDQDLCDVLCSEPFSISASAVPSVEQLESFRQHIAQLTAEKEQRHSKFVELKKNIMLCMDDLDQLPETSFEKDIVCEDEEAFCLSKDNIDSLKVLLHQLESRKAENERMCVSYRGKIQELWDRLHVSQEDRDAIAEHMTMSKKRNMEALQAELKRLEELKLRNIQDLTKGIREEIAVFWDKCFYSSDQRQAFLPYYDDDFNEELLNLHESEIQHLKQHYEDHKELFEGVHKWEESWRLFLELEKKATDPSRFTNRGGNLLKEEKQRSDLLKGLPKLEKKLTVQIEQWEQEQGREFLVQGQKFLQFVSEQWELYRLEKEREKQERQLKKSKQTEEDMLYGTAVRSPTKRRFLGSMTPCKARKLNATSSTSAGNSNSTMRSVFCGTVCHSPVSRPPISASKGNSLKTPGRGKPPHQGLAERNKENVCHLTYATGGVLKIPASPQRNFSINSVASTYSEFARDLSKASKSKHTPDVLNSTITHL is encoded by the exons ATGAGGAAGAG TGAGGTGCTCGCTGCAGAGGCAGTGTCCTGCCTAAATAAAGCTCTGTGCCACCTGAAGGACATCTGGGAGGAGATCGGCATCCCAGAGGAACAGAGACTGGAGAGAACAAATGTGGTCAAAACTCACATCAGA AGTCTTCTGGACATGATGATTGCAGAAGAAGAGAGTCTAAGGAAGCGTTTGATGACCAGTATCGAGACCTGTCGTAAAGAGCTGAATAAACTGTGCACGGAGCTGCAGCTTCCTCCATATCAG GAGGAGAAGGTAAACACAATGCTCCAACAGGAGAAAGATATACGAACCTGTCTTGAGGTGATGTTGAAACAGAAAGGTCAGAGAATGCAGACGCTTAAAACCCTCATAGAGCAGGATCAGGATCTCTGTGACGTTCTGTGCTCAGAGCCGTTCTCGATCTCTGCGAGCGCAGTTCCTTCTGTGGAGCAACTGGAAAGCTTCCGACAACACATTGCACAACTGACAGCAGAAAAG GAACAAAGACACAGCAAGTTTGTTGAACTAAAGAAAAATATCATGCTTTGTATGGACGATCTGGATCAATTGCCCGAGACTAGTTTTGAAAAGGATATCGTCTGTGAGGACGAAGAGGCTTTTTGTCTTTCCAAAGACAACATTGACTCCCTTAAGGTCCTCCTTCACCAG CTGGAGAGCAGGAAAGCTGAGAACGAGCGTATGTGCGTGTCATATCGAGGAAAGATCCAGGAGCTGTGGGACAGGTTGCACGTCTCACAGGAAGATCGTGATGCGATTGCTGAGCACATGACCATGTCGAAGAAGAGGAACATGGAAGCT CTGCAAGCTGAACTCAAGCGCCTGGAGGAACTGAAGCTGAGAAATATTCAGGATCTTACGAAGGGTATTCGAGAGGAAATTGCAGTGTTCTGGGATAAATGCTTTTACAGTAGCGATCAGCGCCAGGCTTTTCTGCCCTACTATGACG ATGATTTTAACGAAGAGCTTCTGAACTTGCATGAATCTGAGATTCAGCACCTAAAACAGCATTATGAAGATCATAAAGAACTTTTTGAAGGTGTTCACAAATGGGAGGAGAGTTGGAGGCTTTTCTTGGAGCTTGAA AAAAAAGCCACAGATCCATCCAGATTTACCAACAGAGGAGGAAACCTTTTAAAGGAGGAGAAACAAAGATCAGACCTGCTCAAAGGCCTCCCGAAG CTTGAAAAGAAGCTGACCGTTCAGATCGAGCAGTGGGAGCAAGAACAAGGCAGAGAGTTTCTGGTCCAGGGTCAGAAGTTCCTGCAGTTTGTTTCTGAGCAGTGGGAACTCTATCGCCTGGAGAAGGAGCGGGAAAAACAGGAACGG CAATTAAAAAAGagcaaacagacagaggaagacaTGCTGTATGGCACTGCTGTACGGTCACCAACTAAGCGAAGATTTTTGGGCAGTATGACCCCGTGCAAGGCACGAAAG CTAAACGCTACGTCCAGCACGTCCGCTGGCAACTCTAACAGCACGATGCGCTCTGTGTTTTGTGGAACTGTCTGCCACTCACCTGTGTCCCGCCCTCCAATATCAGCCAGCAAG GGTAATTCCTTGAAGACCCCTGGTCGAGGAAAACCTCCTCATCAAGGACTGGCAGAACGTAATAAGGAGAATGTCTGTCATCTTACCTACGCCACAGGTGGTGTGTTGAAGATCCCAGCGAGCCCGCAGCGTAACTTCAGCATTAACTCGGTCGCCAGCACCTATTCTGAGTTTGCG
- the prc1b gene encoding protein regulator of cytokinesis 1b isoform X1: MRKSEVLAAEAVSCLNKALCHLKDIWEEIGIPEEQRLERTNVVKTHIRSLLDMMIAEEESLRKRLMTSIETCRKELNKLCTELQLPPYQEEKVNTMLQQEKDIRTCLEVMLKQKGQRMQTLKTLIEQDQDLCDVLCSEPFSISASAVPSVEQLESFRQHIAQLTAEKEQRHSKFVELKKNIMLCMDDLDQLPETSFEKDIVCEDEEAFCLSKDNIDSLKVLLHQLESRKAENERMCVSYRGKIQELWDRLHVSQEDRDAIAEHMTMSKKRNMEALQAELKRLEELKLRNIQDLTKGIREEIAVFWDKCFYSSDQRQAFLPYYDDDFNEELLNLHESEIQHLKQHYEDHKELFEGVHKWEESWRLFLELEKKATDPSRFTNRGGNLLKEEKQRSDLLKGLPKLEKKLTVQIEQWEQEQGREFLVQGQKFLQFVSEQWELYRLEKEREKQERQLKKSKQTEEDMLYGTAVRSPTKRRFLGSMTPCKARKLNATSSTSAGNSNSTMRSVFCGTVCHSPVSRPPISASKGNSLKTPGRGKPPHQGLAERNKENVCHLTYATGGVLKIPASPQRNFSINSVASTYSEFAEIVNTESSHSRETSPRPQSQNTHQTS, translated from the exons ATGAGGAAGAG TGAGGTGCTCGCTGCAGAGGCAGTGTCCTGCCTAAATAAAGCTCTGTGCCACCTGAAGGACATCTGGGAGGAGATCGGCATCCCAGAGGAACAGAGACTGGAGAGAACAAATGTGGTCAAAACTCACATCAGA AGTCTTCTGGACATGATGATTGCAGAAGAAGAGAGTCTAAGGAAGCGTTTGATGACCAGTATCGAGACCTGTCGTAAAGAGCTGAATAAACTGTGCACGGAGCTGCAGCTTCCTCCATATCAG GAGGAGAAGGTAAACACAATGCTCCAACAGGAGAAAGATATACGAACCTGTCTTGAGGTGATGTTGAAACAGAAAGGTCAGAGAATGCAGACGCTTAAAACCCTCATAGAGCAGGATCAGGATCTCTGTGACGTTCTGTGCTCAGAGCCGTTCTCGATCTCTGCGAGCGCAGTTCCTTCTGTGGAGCAACTGGAAAGCTTCCGACAACACATTGCACAACTGACAGCAGAAAAG GAACAAAGACACAGCAAGTTTGTTGAACTAAAGAAAAATATCATGCTTTGTATGGACGATCTGGATCAATTGCCCGAGACTAGTTTTGAAAAGGATATCGTCTGTGAGGACGAAGAGGCTTTTTGTCTTTCCAAAGACAACATTGACTCCCTTAAGGTCCTCCTTCACCAG CTGGAGAGCAGGAAAGCTGAGAACGAGCGTATGTGCGTGTCATATCGAGGAAAGATCCAGGAGCTGTGGGACAGGTTGCACGTCTCACAGGAAGATCGTGATGCGATTGCTGAGCACATGACCATGTCGAAGAAGAGGAACATGGAAGCT CTGCAAGCTGAACTCAAGCGCCTGGAGGAACTGAAGCTGAGAAATATTCAGGATCTTACGAAGGGTATTCGAGAGGAAATTGCAGTGTTCTGGGATAAATGCTTTTACAGTAGCGATCAGCGCCAGGCTTTTCTGCCCTACTATGACG ATGATTTTAACGAAGAGCTTCTGAACTTGCATGAATCTGAGATTCAGCACCTAAAACAGCATTATGAAGATCATAAAGAACTTTTTGAAGGTGTTCACAAATGGGAGGAGAGTTGGAGGCTTTTCTTGGAGCTTGAA AAAAAAGCCACAGATCCATCCAGATTTACCAACAGAGGAGGAAACCTTTTAAAGGAGGAGAAACAAAGATCAGACCTGCTCAAAGGCCTCCCGAAG CTTGAAAAGAAGCTGACCGTTCAGATCGAGCAGTGGGAGCAAGAACAAGGCAGAGAGTTTCTGGTCCAGGGTCAGAAGTTCCTGCAGTTTGTTTCTGAGCAGTGGGAACTCTATCGCCTGGAGAAGGAGCGGGAAAAACAGGAACGG CAATTAAAAAAGagcaaacagacagaggaagacaTGCTGTATGGCACTGCTGTACGGTCACCAACTAAGCGAAGATTTTTGGGCAGTATGACCCCGTGCAAGGCACGAAAG CTAAACGCTACGTCCAGCACGTCCGCTGGCAACTCTAACAGCACGATGCGCTCTGTGTTTTGTGGAACTGTCTGCCACTCACCTGTGTCCCGCCCTCCAATATCAGCCAGCAAG GGTAATTCCTTGAAGACCCCTGGTCGAGGAAAACCTCCTCATCAAGGACTGGCAGAACGTAATAAGGAGAATGTCTGTCATCTTACCTACGCCACAGGTGGTGTGTTGAAGATCCCAGCGAGCCCGCAGCGTAACTTCAGCATTAACTCGGTCGCCAGCACCTATTCTGAGTTTGCG